CGTCATTGCGCATTGCGCCGCCTTTCCGCGCCCTGGTCAGGACGGCACATGGATTGTTCCCGAATTCCAAGCCGCTTATACCGAGCTGCACCGCTTGGGGCACGCGCATTCGTTTGAATGTTTCTATCCCAATGAAACAGGTCGTCTGAAACTGGCGGGCGGCTTTTACGGCGTACAAATCGGACGGGTGTTTTACGGAGAATCCATGTTCGCCCTTGAGCCGGATGCTTCCAAAATCGCCTTCGCGCGCGCCGTCCCGTTTCTTGCCGGGTTGGGCATCGAGTTGATTGACTGTCAGCAAGATACCCTGCATATGCATCGTTTCGGTTCGGAACCGATACCGTTCGCCGAATTTCAGACGACCTTGCAACGCTTGAACGCTTTGCCTTTGAAGGAAGCGTTGGGTGCGCGGGTAGTGGGTGGAACGTTGGAATAGCGGCAAGATATATAGTGGATTAACTTTAAACCAGTACGGCGTTGCCTTGCCGTACTATCTGGTCTGCAGCTTCGTCGCCTTGTCCTGATTTAAAGTTAATCCACTATAGAGTCGGCTTCGAGCCAGAAGCGAATAGCAAAAGGTCGTCTGAAAACCTAAAAATGAGGTTTTCAGACGACCTTTTTTAAAGATTACGCCTTACAAATCAAATTCAGCCACGACCGGCGCATGGTCGCTGGGGCGTTCTTGCGCGCGCGCGTCCAAATCGACATAAACGTCTTTCAACACGGCAGACAAGGCGGGGCTGATGAGCTGGTGGTCGATGCGCAGCCCAAGTTTGCGTTGGAACATCGCGCCGCGATAGTCAAACCAAGTGTAAAACGCGCCTTCGGGGTGGATTTGGCGCAGGCTGTCGGTCAAGCCTAAATCCAGCAGATTTTTGAACCACTGTCTCTCGATGGATGAGCAGTGGATTTTTTCATGCCATTTTTCAGGATCGTAGCAGTCGGCATCAGCAGGCGCGATATTGAAGTCGCCGAGCAAGACCAGTTTTTCGTAGCGGGTCATTTCGTCGCGGACAAATTCGGTCAAAGCGGCAAACCATTGTTCTTTATATAGGAATTTCGGGCTGTCGAGGGCTTCGCCGTTGACGCAATAGACATTGATGACGCGCACGCCGTTGACGGTTGCGGCGATGACGCGGCGTTGCGGGTCGTCGGGCAGGGTAGGCAGGCCGACGTGTACGTCTTGCGGTTCGCTGCGGCTGATGATGGCGACGCCGTTGTAGGTTTTTTGCCCGCTCCAAACGCTGTGCCAGCCCATCATTTGCAGGGCGGCGGCGGGAAATTTGTCTTGGTCTAGCTTGAGTTCTTGCAAAACAAGGACATCGGGCTGATGGTCGGCAAGCCAGTTTTGCACCTGCGGCAGGCGCACGTTGAGGGAATTGACGTTCCAAGTGGTAATTTTCATGCGGATTCCGTGTGTGAGGGTCGTCTGAAAAGCGTTTCGGGCTTTTCGGGCAAAATAAGGACAAAACAAAAGCGGTTCATGAAAACCGCTTTGTTGGGTAAACGGGACGCTATTGTATCATCAGGGGATTTGGGCGGCTGCCGGTTTTGAAACAAAAATCCGTTTGAGAAAACAAGGCTCAACAGCCTTTAGGCGGCTTTACGGTTTTCCAAATTGCGCAGCGTATCGAGGATGGCGGCGGCTTCTTCGGATACCAGCCGGTATTCGATGATGCGGTGGTAGCGGGTGAAATCGATCAGACCTTCGGAGCGCAGGCGCGCGAGATGGTTGGAAACGGCGGTTGCAGGTTGTCCGAGCGTTTCGGATAATTCGGCGATGCTGCGTTCGCTGTCCATCAGCATGAACAAAATGGTCATGCGGTCGGGGTTGGCGATGAGTTTGAGAAGGGAAGAGAGACGTTTGGTTTCCATAGTGAGGCTTTCTTTATCAATAAGATTGGTTTTTAGGGGCTGAAACGGTAGGGCAAAATGAGTTTGATTCTTTTTGCGTTTATCCGTAAATTCAACCGTTTATATCGAGTAAGTATAAAGCAAGCAGCGTGAAAAAGGAGTATGTACGTTAAAATTTATCGTAAATAATTGTTGTTTCGCCGGCTTTTGAGACAGTAAACGAATCGGGTAAATATGTTTTTGGAATGTGAGTAAAGGTTCTCATTTTATTTTTGTGTTTATAAAAACTAAAGAAACTATTTCTATACAAAGCGTTATCAGCGGTGTCGTATTTGGGAACTGTGTCGGGAGGTTCGAAATATTATTGGGGTCGTCTGAAAACAGAGGCAGGGAAGGGCTGTCGGGGAGTGTGATATTTTGCCGACACTTAAAGAGGTGTGGCGGATTGATGTCACAGATTATTTTTGTAGCGGGATTGGGTTTTTGAAGATTTGCGCGTCGGTTTTAGATTAATTTATGATGAATGCTTGAGATTGAATAATCAGGAGATTTTTTGGATTTGGAAAGTGAAGGGATGGAAACGGTCAGGCAATGTCAGTCTGAAGAATGACTGATTCAAAAAATGATAAGCGGTGTAAATTTTATACAAATGGTATTTTTTATTGTAAATAATATAAATTGCGTTATAATCATAAAAAATTACATTAGCATTATAAATAAGCTAATACATTATAAAAAATAACATTTTTGCCGTCTGTATGGGGTATGGGGAGTGCTGTTCATGCAGGAGCGGCAGTATTTGCGGGAAAATATCATTTATGGATACCGACTTTCTGTCTTCAGGCGGTCTTGTGCTGACGGGCTGTGCAGCGGCATTTGTGCTGGCAACCTGCCTGTCTAAAAATACGCCTGTCAAACAATTTATCAACCGTTTCGCCGTCAATGTCCGTGCGGATTGCAGCTTGGACGAATCTGTCTATCATGAGTTTCGCGGCTTGGATATTTATCG
The DNA window shown above is from Neisseria sicca and carries:
- the aat gene encoding leucyl/phenylalanyl-tRNA--protein transferase; the encoded protein is MSIPLLYPNDYTFPDPFYALEECDGVVGISRDLDTGRLLSAYRQGIFPWFSEDGWFFWHTIDPRAVIVPENLHIGRSLAKTLRNKPYRVTVNQCFETVIAHCAAFPRPGQDGTWIVPEFQAAYTELHRLGHAHSFECFYPNETGRLKLAGGFYGVQIGRVFYGESMFALEPDASKIAFARAVPFLAGLGIELIDCQQDTLHMHRFGSEPIPFAEFQTTLQRLNALPLKEALGARVVGGTLE
- the xth gene encoding exodeoxyribonuclease III, with the translated sequence MKITTWNVNSLNVRLPQVQNWLADHQPDVLVLQELKLDQDKFPAAALQMMGWHSVWSGQKTYNGVAIISRSEPQDVHVGLPTLPDDPQRRVIAATVNGVRVINVYCVNGEALDSPKFLYKEQWFAALTEFVRDEMTRYEKLVLLGDFNIAPADADCYDPEKWHEKIHCSSIERQWFKNLLDLGLTDSLRQIHPEGAFYTWFDYRGAMFQRKLGLRIDHQLISPALSAVLKDVYVDLDARAQERPSDHAPVVAEFDL
- a CDS encoding ArsR/SmtB family transcription factor, giving the protein METKRLSSLLKLIANPDRMTILFMLMDSERSIAELSETLGQPATAVSNHLARLRSEGLIDFTRYHRIIEYRLVSEEAAAILDTLRNLENRKAA